GAATACTTGCACAACAACTTCATGCTTGTTTTGGATAAACACAAGTAGTGTGAACtttacacaaacagcatgtACCCGTTTCAGGAGATCTCTAGCTTCTTGTGTGAGGTAGGGCGGCAGGCTGAGCTTACACTTCAGGATCTTGTCAATCGTCTTTTTCCGGTTCTCACCGGTGAACGGCGGCTAgaaagaggggaggaaggggtTACTTAAACGTTTCCAATTACGATTCATATTTCATGACGGCGCTTTAATGAGAGTGAAGCAGAAATCTTAACTGACCGCTCCTGTGAGCATGTCGTACATCAGAGCGCCCAGACTCCACCAGTCTACGGCTCTGTTGTGTCCGCTTCTCATCAAGATCTCTGGGGCCCTGCAACGACATCAGGGCGCATTTTTCACTAATTAACTCAACTTAATGAGCAAGCAtgtgaggagaaggagagcgaGTGCACGAGGAGGAAAATGAGAGAGCTCGACTTACATGTATTCGATGGTGCCGCAGAACGTGTGGGTGACCGTGCCGTCGTGAATCGACTCTTTGCAAAGACCGAAGTCTGTCAACTTTACATGGCCTGGAAGGAAGTCACACATATTCACATGCAGTTATTTACAATCCTCATCATACGTTTgcatttaacctttatttacttatatactgttgtttataatttaattatttgtgGGACCTAAACGCACCTAATTCAACAATTTACAGAAAACTGGtaaaagaaaatccaaaatAACGTGCGTTTCCATCCACTACTATTAGACAAATATAATAAATTGAGCACCTTGAGATAAACAGTTCAAGTAGCACTAATCCTCCACTCAGATGCCATTAAACTAGGGCTGCGCAATGAATTGAAATATAATGGAAATCGCAATATGGCtttgtgtcaaatctaaatagCATGAAGCTGCAATtatttgataaaggtaaaaagATAGCAACATAATGAAGAACTGTAGCGCTGCAGAGTTTAACTGGCCGATacatcttgttctccagatggaggaaaacattttcttttaaatatggttactttaaaataataactgtgatccacacacacacacacacacacacacacacacacacacacacacacacacacacacacacacacacacacacacacacacacacacacacacacacacacacacacacacacacacacaccttggctGTTGAGCATGATGTTCTCAGGCTTTAGGTCTCTGTAGATGATGCCCTTCTGGTGCAGGTGGCCCAGAGCCATGGAGATCTCTGCCAGGTAGAAActagagagaaaaacaaagaaaacctcTCACTTAATACAACAAACAACTTCAGGCCAGAGAAACTAATCCTAAATAAGGATCCACCAGTCTGGTCTGCATGTGGTATTAATATACAATATGTCTGTACCAGTTTAAGTTAGGTTAGGTTGATTTTACTGGTGAGCTTTGACTTGTCATAAACATGAAGCATATTACCTGCAGTTAACAGAACTAAACTGTGTTTGAGTTAATCACAAATGAGTACTTTCCGATGACACAGACAGTCTGCCAACATGTCTGTGTATCAGTGCTCACCAGGCTGTGTCTTCCATGAAGATGCCCTCCCTCTCCAGCTGCATGAACAGTTCTCCTCCTGCACAGGTGAACACATGTTTACGCTGTTAACATGGGTGACACACATAAAGAACACTACCGTCTCCAAAGGTTTATACATGATTAAACATAGAAGCATTTCAACACTGACATCGCATGCATTCACACTCCTGCACaatgtgcgtttgtgtgtgtgcatcatctTGTACTGACCACTCAGGTACTCCAGGATGAGATACAGCTTCCCTCCTGTCTGGAAGGCGTAGATGAGATCCACAATGAAGGGATGCTTCACCTCTTCTAGGATGTTCCTCTCCGCCTTGGTGTGGGCCGTGTCCTTGGCGTTGCGTACAATCATAGCCTGGTGGCCCCCCCGCCCCGAACAAGCACATCAACATTAGTCAATGTCCAGCGCTGCTGAGACTAGTGAAAACTGTGAAATTCTCCAAACATCTGACTACATGTCACAGCCTTACGAGCTGCTAATAGAGAGAAGTATTCCACTATATAACAGCTGACTGTGCTTtaaaatacactgtatatatttgGATTACAGTTCTCCAGAGTATAATGATGTCAGTAGCACAATTGTGCACAGTCAGTCCCTTCTGTTCCTCTCCACACTCTTCCTCTGCTCtatgctgctcctgctcctgtttATGTTTGCTAACCACTTCTGTCAGAGAGCTAAAGAGCCGCCTGTCAGCAGCAACAGTGTTGTCTCAGCTTTGTGTGTGAGAACTGCGACAACATATGGAGCTCAAGCAGGCGGATCGAGGCTGTGACGAGCCCTCCGATTACCCGCCTGCTGACCGTGAAGTCATTATTGACCCTCTCTGTTCGTTCAGATGAAGGATTTGAACTTGCTTGCTTTTGTTCACTTTACTAGACAACAGACTCAAAATTAACTAATTGTTGTCCATACGGCAGAGCTAGCCTGGCTGCTGGCCATTACTTTGGTTGTATAATCTGGCCCTGTGTTTCTCAAGCATCTCAGAATCAATGTAGTTATTGATGAgtgctctctctcacacactcgtgcacacacacacacacacacacacacacacacacacacacttaataaTGACTTCCTgcagtttttaaatgttctctTATCACTGTCCACCTGCTGGGAACTCCTAACAGGTGGGACCAGTTCTGCAGCTCTCTGGAAATTACATGACTGATGTCCTCGGGTCAGATAGCTGATAGGACTGCATATGCATCACTCTGAGAATTTTGGGCAAGTCAGGACTTATTTTGCACTCTGAGATGCTTCATAAACACGGGCCCGTGCCTACAGGACTTTATCAAAGCTGTGCTGCACATAAACGCTCGCCCCTTTTCAGCTTAACAACCATAACGACCGGCTGAAATCTGGCATGTCTTCAGCGGGTCACTGGGGTCATTTTAGCCGTTCGAGCAGAAGCAGCGTGAGCATCAAGCAGAATCTAACGGGCTGAGGCAGAGAGTTTTAGGTGCCAATGCTGCAGCAGCGGAGATGGCAATCTACCAACTAGCAGTGAAATCTTACCCCACCGCCGGCTTCAAGGACAGCCAATATTTGCAGACAGAGGCacaataatgtttatttgtaataACAAGCGTGCAATCATTACGTTCACAGGACACAGACTGAGAGCAGCTGCACATCACTCTAAGTGAAGTGATTTAAGCAGGATTGTGTTTCagtattaaatataaaatgtaccttttttaaaactttcatgGCAAATATTTTGCCCGCCGCTGCGCCAACGACTTTTTTGACTTGGAAAACCTGCACGGaagagaaaagaataaaatatttcaaataatcaCATCAACAGTTGAAAGAATCAGAGTCAATATAATGCAGTGCTTCACATTATAGAGGGAATATGATCCACAGTGTTAAGTGCCCATTCTCGTGAACCACAGGTACCTTTCCATAGCCGCCTTTCCCCAGGACTCGCAGCAGCTCAAAGCACTCCGGTCTGATGTTCTCCGTCCCCTGATTGACGTTGTCCTCTGATATCTCAATCTTCTCACAGTCGTCCATGTTGCTGCAAAGACAACATTTAATACATATTGTTTCATCGATTCAATTGCAAAAAATggtacatgaacacacacacgcgcaggCGGACATGTTGAATACTTACAACTCAAATCCACTGCACTGGTCCATGATATCATTGAGTTGAACCtggaaagaaaaagcagaaaatcacaAGTtaataagtttttttttctaacaatgAACTGGAGAAGAACTTGCTTCAGAACGTCCACATGACATCAGAGattatagttttatttattgacttttCATTTCTACTTTAACCTCACGAGAAAATTTCTGCATTTCCCtttctttattgtgtttaaaaCTTTATGTGCGTTAAGTAAGTTGATGTAAAGCACGACACTTGACATCCTATACAAATAAATTGCTATAAGCACGATGATGGCGGCAATTAAATATAGAATCAAGCTTATTCAAatctaaataataaataaaagtacttTAGATGACATCATATAACAACTGAGATTATAACTGCTCACATTTAGATCAGCAACCAGTAATTGTTTAGTGATCAACAGGAAATTAATTAGCAgctatttaaatattcagttatCATTTTAGTTatcttttaagcaaaaatgcaaaacattttcttgttccagcttctcatgattgaggatttgctgcttttctctgtatTGAGATCACTGTTAACAGACTATTACTGTGTtgtctgaaacaaaacaagtcacTTGAAGGCATCATCTCTGATCCAGGAAACTGTGAAgggcattttctttttctttattctctCATTTCATATAACAAACAACTAATCACTTCACGGAGACACTGTCAGATGAAccgataatgaaaacaatatcTAGCTGTATCTTAACTTTACAGTATATCCTACTGTACAATAAGTTTAGCCAACAAATGTGTGTTCACAGAAGCTGAGATGTGATACCCACAAACAAGAGCTGCAGTGATGAAAGAGTTGCCCAATCCATGAACATCAACATGAGGCAAGATATTTAGCAAGACTTGTTTATCTTAATGAAATATATGTATGTGCAAATAATTACTGTACTTTGTACTGTATCTGCTCTTCAGTCACTGCACTACTCCTTTAACAGCAGGTGATCATGTTTTGGTGTGATAAGAGACTCTGGCACGTGCATTAAGCAGTATTTACACATTATCTGAGTGGTTATTACTCTCATAAATGCAAATGGTGTTGTGCTGTTGTATTTTAGACTCGATGGGATCCGACACTCTGTAACAGGCTTGCCAAAATAAACTGTTGCACACCGAGCCACATTTATCACTGCAGCACCTTTGGCCAAGTAAGGCTCTGCTTGCTCAACTCCAACATGACAGCGGTGGTTTTTCAACGTGACAGCGCTCACGACGCATGCATTTCATCTCTAGCTATCGCTCCTGGTAATATAAAGACAGAAGAGGTGACAGCTCTGTCATGATCGCTGTCAAGCTAACGGTGGCGAGCTAGCATTAGCCTGTGCTAACCGTGTTTGACAAGGCCCCGGGAGCCCCGGCTGCAGGAGCAGGCCTGCGGTGGCTGGCAGGCTACCAGGCTACCAGGCTAACAGCTAGCTGCTGTGCATCAAGAGTTTCTGCTGTCACAACTCTCGCAGTTACGTTTCAACATCTCCCATTAAAGTACCTCCTCGTTCTCATCGTCGGAGACATTTTCCTCCGGCTGGTCCAAATCAATGTCAAACACTGCAGCCATGGCAGCGCTTCGCTTGGATCGCTCTGTCACAGGACGCAAGAATAGCAGGCGTCCCCCACCtcatggacaaacacacaccgccGCCATAACCGGCTACTACACTGAGCATGCGCACTGCAACGCTCAACAAAAGGGGCGGtaaccagaaaaaaaagatggagcgGCGGCCTGTAGAGGAGGGGGGACGGGAGAAAAGATGGAGCGGCAGCTTGTAGAGGAGGGGGGACGGGAGAAAAGATGGAGCGGCGGCCTGTAGAGGAGGGGGGACGGGAGAAAAGATGGAGCGGCGGCCTGTAGAGGAGGGGAGACAGGAGAAAAGATGGAGCGGCGGCCTGTAGAGGAGGGGGGACGGGAGAAAAGATGGAGCGGCAGCTTGTAGAGGAGGGGGGACGGGAGAAAAGATGGAGCGGCGGCCTGTAGAGGAGGGGGGACGGGAGAAAAGATGGAGCGGCGGCCTGTAGAGGAGGGGGGACGGGAGAAAAGATGGAGCGGCAGCCTGTAGAGGAGGGGGGACGGGAGAAAAGATGGATCACAAGCCCTGAGGGCCTCACTGGAGGGAGGAaggtctgtttttaaatctagtCAACTCAGTGTTAACTTCATCTtacttgttctctctcttccacacacagacacactaacatCGGTACTTTTCATTGTTATCATTTATGTTGTTTCAGTAGTACCAGCCCAGTCCCACTGACAGCACACAGTGCAGTGTTTACATTTCCTCTGTGGAGCCCCTGAACTCCTTGATGGGCTGAACACCCCAGATCACCCGACCACATCATTACCACTGTCTGAAACGTTCCCCCAGTGTCCATACAGAGACACAAcgcacaacacaaacaacacatcaacagcagtgtttcattcgccaacttccttcctcactctctgactctcttccAGATGTGATAGCAACAGACCCAGGCTGGGAGCACAATCACAGAGCCAAGTTGGAAATCCCAAGTTGACCCACTCAAACAAAGAGCAGTATTTGAAAGATGCATTCCTGGGTAACAGTCAGCAGTTGACACTTTTCCATCCTGCAAGCTTTGATCCACCCTCACTGAactgtatttgcattttcaaCAACAAGCTGTGAAAGGACATAACATTGATGATGAAACTGCTGAGGAAGTGGCTGGATCACTACGTACCCACTTGGCATCCTGTGCGGTctgctttcattttgtcataaaataaaacagcgcacacaaatgaaatgtttaacaGACTGTAACAATAGGATTGTTGTTCCTATTTTGGGTTGTTTAGATATTTCTGTTGCCATTCACATTAAAGGGCATGATGTagtgttggagaagaaattcaaactcagaattttaatatttacaatatcattgaggtaataatacaaactcagaaatatttattatttattatgatttttcCATAGCTAAATAACCAAACTgttctcaaaggaaaataagatccccagaacactgtttgaagctagaaaggtggcagggtccgccacatataaacaaagtaaaacagtgcaAATTGTGTGTTTTACGAATTGTGTCGTAAAACAGTATAacattgtgtgtatttgtttgcttagtttgtttaggcataaaaaaaaaaaatcagtcactgaagatcccaaaactacatcatgcacctttaagagtttacaataacttccatGCACTCCGTACATGCAAGACAAATCTAACAATAAAATCAATTCAATTCgaatcaaaatcaaattagTGAATATAAAAGTCTATCATCCTCCATTAATTATTTCAAATCCTGGCCCCTATAAATAGGACCACCCTAATAACACAATTATAACCAAAATGAATATTATCACCAGTAATAATCACAACAGTTAGaactaaaacaaactaaaaactaaaaaaaagagaatatgatactactactactaataataataaagtaaaatatacaaTGTAAATTATATACTATAGGcaaaattatgtatttattcctttttctttgtgaCTCAAAAATGTTGCATCTATTAACCACATGTGAATTTGCGGTGTGAAGCCATGAACAGCAGGCTGTTGCAGAGCAGAGAcgagtgaaagagaaaatatcTTACGCTGAAGCGACTAAGATGGTGAGGCAGGAGAATCTTAATAAGAAACAGGAGAACAGGATGAAGCAAACATGATGAAAGAAGTTGAAAAGAAGATTTTGGTAGCGAAAAAGAAGATGGTAACATTTATTGCAGGAGTTATAAATGCAACAGCAGAAATAAAGAATTCAGGTAGCAGTTAAAGCAGCAGTTCACCATCTGGATATAAGAGGTATACGATGGGAGGAAATCATAGATGAACTAAGTGAACGAGCAAGTTGAGAAGCACAGTGTATTGGTTATTAATAGCAATTTTAATCCCCCAGTGGAACACAAGAAGCCTGATAGCAAATGGACAAGATTTTAAACAGTTCACATATAGCCAGAAGGAAAAACCAGACCTGATATTCGTCCAGGAGTCGTGGCTCAAGCCAGGGCTGGAGTTTATGATAAAAGGTTATGTGGCAATCAGGCATGACTGAAAAGCCTTTGTGAAGGAGGGCATTGCCTATAGAAATACTGAGGTTAGAAATGAGGTTGAACGTGTGGCAATTGAGATATCTCCACTGTGTATATATAATGCCACTGTGGATCCGTAGGAAACACCTGATGGCCAATCGCTGGGTTAATCTAAAGGGTCCTAAAGAATGTCACCCAACTAAGAGAAAAAGCACAGAAATCAAGCTTTGGATGGGTAAGGAAAGAACATAGCTGAACAAATGAAAGTTGACAAAATAAACTTCGGACCAACTGTGTTGTGGCCCATGGGACCAGAAATCAAAGGACCCACTAACAGAGGCTACAGGGGCTGCAGTGGTGATTCCCAGCAACCAGATtagattacatttaaatgtagatGCATGTTTATCACAATTCTGTTAGCACTGGAGTGGGCAGAACAGATAACAGCAAACAGTATACTAATCAGCAGTGACTCAGTCTCAGCATTAACCAGCAGTAAAACAGGATCAAGCAATAACCATCAAGATATACTCTATGAGGTAATGTTAATTAATTCAAGAATTATCAGGAAGGGGAAAAACATGTGGATACCAGCACACTCAGGTCTGGAAGGGAGTAATTAAACAATGGTAACAATACTGGGACAGAGCAACTAAGGGCAGACAtttacacaaaatacaaaacaaagtaGGATCAACAAGATACAGTGAAGCCGACCGACGGGAACAAGTTATTATAGAACTGGACACAGCAAGCTGAACAATACACTTTTTATTATAGGAAAGTACCAAACTGGACATGGTGAGCTATGTGAGGAAGTAGACACAGTGGAGCCTGTCCTGATCTCTTGTAGGCATTATGtcaaagagagaggagaaatgtaAGGAGACTGGGAAGAACAGGGACAGATTTTAGGGATCTGCTGGGACATGGGGACAGTTGGAGGGAAGAAAACAACTGGACTAGTTAAAAGTATGTTGAACAACTGAAGACCCAGGGATGAATTGAGCCAGAGGGAGGCAGTAATGCAACTCAAAGGATGCCAACTGCCTTA
This is a stretch of genomic DNA from Pagrus major chromosome 2, Pma_NU_1.0. It encodes these proteins:
- the rps6kb1b gene encoding ribosomal protein S6 kinase beta-1, with protein sequence MAAVFDIDLDQPEENVSDDENEEVQLNDIMDQCSGFEFNMDDCEKIEISEDNVNQGTENIRPECFELLRVLGKGGYGKVFQVKKVVGAAAGKIFAMKVLKKAMIVRNAKDTAHTKAERNILEEVKHPFIVDLIYAFQTGGKLYLILEYLSGGELFMQLEREGIFMEDTACFYLAEISMALGHLHQKGIIYRDLKPENIMLNSQGHVKLTDFGLCKESIHDGTVTHTFCGTIEYMAPEILMRSGHNRAVDWWSLGALMYDMLTGAPPFTGENRKKTIDKILKCKLSLPPYLTQEARDLLKRLLKRNASSRLGAGAGDATEVQAHPFFRHINWEDLLARKVEPPFKPFLQSAEDVSQFDSKFTSQTPVDSPDDSTLSESANQAFLGFTYVAPSVLENIKERFSFEPKIRSPRRIMGSPRTPLSPVKFSAGDCWARSPLLPGGGPSVLQSPQDQAMELSTPEQMDVTTSSEASAPLPIRQPTGVNLGQMKQQAYPVAAKRPEHLRMNL